From the genome of Streptomyces sp. NBC_01341, one region includes:
- the xylB gene encoding xylulokinase, translating to MPPRTVVIGVDSSTQSTKAAVTDTETGELLAVGRAPHVVTGEGGARESDPEIWWRALCDAVAAGLKESGISPSSVVGIGVAGQQHGLVVLDRSGRPLRPALLWNDTRSAPQAAALVAELGGPDAWTARTGTVPVASMTATKWRWLRENDPASADAAAGIRLPHDFLTERLSGTAATDPGDASGTCWYSTASGAYDPELLELLGLDASMLPEVAAGGGTRIGSLSASAAEALGLPAGIAVAAGTGDNMSAAVGLGLGGAGLLDHPVLSLGTSGTVFAASRARPASAALSGFAAADGTYLPLACTLNCTLAVDKVATLLGLHRDDAAPGGEAVLLPYLDGERTPDLPTSSGLLTGLRHDTTPQQLLGAAYEGAAFTVLRALDELLRACGLDPADPEVAGRPLRLIGGGAQGRTWVETVRRLSGRPLIVPGSGELVALGAAALAASAAGGGDPVAIATRWNTGADSTDAGLPPLERDTETWERVGSVLDRAAGSLLGG from the coding sequence ATGCCGCCGCGTACCGTCGTCATCGGCGTGGACAGCTCCACCCAGTCCACGAAGGCCGCAGTCACCGACACCGAGACGGGTGAGCTGCTCGCCGTCGGCCGCGCGCCGCATGTGGTCACGGGCGAGGGCGGGGCGCGCGAGAGCGACCCCGAGATCTGGTGGCGCGCGCTGTGCGACGCCGTCGCGGCCGGGCTCAAGGAGTCGGGGATCTCCCCGTCCTCCGTCGTCGGCATCGGTGTCGCCGGCCAGCAGCACGGCCTGGTCGTCCTCGACCGGTCCGGCCGCCCGCTGCGCCCCGCACTCCTGTGGAACGACACCCGTTCCGCCCCGCAGGCGGCGGCGCTCGTGGCCGAGCTGGGCGGGCCCGACGCCTGGACCGCGCGCACGGGAACCGTGCCCGTCGCGTCCATGACGGCCACGAAGTGGCGGTGGCTGCGCGAGAACGACCCGGCCAGCGCCGACGCCGCGGCCGGCATCCGGCTGCCGCACGACTTCCTCACCGAGCGGCTGTCGGGCACGGCCGCGACGGACCCCGGCGACGCGTCCGGCACCTGCTGGTACTCGACCGCTTCCGGGGCGTACGACCCCGAGCTCCTGGAACTCCTGGGACTGGACGCCTCGATGCTGCCGGAGGTCGCCGCGGGAGGCGGGACCCGGATCGGCTCGCTGTCCGCGTCCGCCGCGGAAGCGCTCGGCCTGCCCGCCGGGATCGCGGTCGCGGCCGGCACCGGGGACAACATGAGCGCCGCCGTCGGCCTCGGCCTCGGCGGAGCCGGACTGCTGGACCACCCCGTCCTCAGCCTCGGCACCTCGGGGACGGTGTTCGCCGCCTCCCGGGCCCGGCCCGCATCCGCGGCCCTCTCCGGATTCGCGGCCGCCGACGGTACGTATCTCCCGCTCGCCTGCACCCTCAACTGCACCCTGGCCGTCGACAAGGTGGCCACCCTCCTCGGCCTGCACCGCGACGACGCGGCACCCGGCGGCGAGGCCGTCCTCCTGCCGTACCTGGACGGCGAGCGCACCCCTGATCTGCCCACCTCGTCGGGCCTCCTCACCGGGCTCCGGCACGACACCACGCCCCAGCAGCTGCTGGGCGCCGCGTACGAGGGCGCGGCCTTCACCGTGCTGCGGGCGCTGGACGAGCTGCTGCGGGCGTGCGGTCTGGACCCGGCCGACCCCGAGGTGGCCGGCAGGCCGCTGCGGCTGATCGGAGGCGGCGCCCAGGGCCGCACCTGGGTGGAGACGGTGCGCCGGCTCTCCGGCCGGCCGCTGATCGTGCCCGGCAGCGGGGAACTGGTCGCCCTCGGTGCCGCGGCCCTGGCAGCGTCCGCGGCAGGCGGCGGCGATCCGGTCGCCATCGCGACCCGGTGGAACACGGGGGCCGACAGCACCGACGCCGGACT